One Salmo trutta chromosome 19, fSalTru1.1, whole genome shotgun sequence genomic window carries:
- the LOC115154567 gene encoding oligodendrocyte-myelin glycoprotein produces the protein MSENRSNPGKSLISIAAATPVFQETKAGDQPGLGTTEERRDWNAKMRKRRVLLMPPSGPPHCVAVLWLLMLLCLQALAVCPTMCTCNHNHREVDCSWRSLRTLPLGLQHNLHSLNLSHNRIHDLDGQLSTFANLRILDLSHNRLVRLPTALPKALWELHAAANHIHLLDKNDTAYQWNLQVLDLSNNKLERAVFINNTLTSLRLLNFSHNRFWTVPTNMPASLETVDLSHNSLVQILPGTLNRMSRLTTFYLHSNRFSSVGPEAFSQLGSLRLLSLGDNPWACEHQTNITHLLAWLQHTSTRVLGCPCHTHPVCGEPHPARTGGWHFASYTQPPLAAGTQEALSHPPPPEALTRWPWYLSESALLNTQLHTRRAPGHPSGPENNNLFTDHYPFTSNPLAISTLPADRSHTDSSTSTTDGPFITDTTFTTDSIYTTDTAFTNNPSTITRRTATLRTRSVKRANQGGSPDHNTSPAPSARSTLPLVLNLWLFLTLTLYVL, from the exons ATGAGCGAAAACCGGTCAAACCCAGGAAAATCCCTCATCAGCATTGCAGCAGCCACTCCAGTGTTTCAGGAGACAAAGGCGGGAGATCAGCCTGGGCTGGggaccacagaggagaggagagactggaatGCAAAGATGAGGAAAAG GCGTGTGCTACTGATGCCCCCCAGTGGCCCTCCCCACTGTGTGGCCGTGCTATGGCTGTTGATGCTGCTGTGTCTCCAGGCCCTGGCTGTCTGCCCCACCATGTGTACCTGTAACCACAAccacagagaggtggactgttcCTGGAGGAGCCTGAGGACGCTGCCCCTGGGCCTGCAGCACAACCTGCACTCCCTCAACCTGTCTCACAACCGCATCCATGACCTGGACGGCCAGCTGAGTACCTTCGCCAACCTCCGCATCCTGGACCTGTCCCACAACAGGCTGGTCCGCCTGCCCACCGCCCTGCCAAAGGCACTGTGGGAGCTCCACGCTGCAGCCAACCACATCCACCTACTGGACAAGAATGACACGGCCTACCAGTGGAACCTGCAGGTCCTAGACCTGTCCAACAACAAGCTGGAGCGGGCCGTGTTCATCAACAACACCCTGACCAGCCTACGCCTGCTCAACTTCAGCCACAACCGCTTCTGGACCGTGCCCACCAACATGCCCGCCAGCTTGGAGACCGTAGACCTGTCCCACAACTCCCTGGTGCAGATCCTGCCTGGCACTCTGAACCGGATGTCCAGGCTGACCACCTTCTACCTGCACTCCAACCGCTTCTCCTCTGTGGGCCCTGAGGCCTTCAGCCAGCTAGGCAGCCTGAGGCTCCTCTCCCTGGGGGACAACCCCTGGGCATGTGAGCACCAGACCAACATCACCCACCTGCTGGCCTGGCTCCAGCACACTTCCACCCGCGTGCTTGGCTGCCCCTGCCACACTCACCCCGTCTGTGGAGAGCCCCACCCGGCCAGGACTGGAGGGTGGCACTTTGCCTCCTACACTCAGCCTCCCCTGGCTGCTGGTACTCAGGAGGCGCTAAgccacccccctcccccagagGCCCTCACCAGGTGGCCTTGGTACCTGTCCGAGTCTGCCCTGCTCAACACCCAACTCCACACCAGGAGAGCCCCAGGACACCCCAGTGGACCAGAGAACAACAACCTCTTCACAGACCACTACCCATTCACCTCAAACCCTCTGGCCATTTCCACCCTGCCCGCTGACAGGTCCCACACCGACAGCAGCACGTCAACCACAGACGGCCCCTTCATAACAGACACAACCTTTACTACTGACAGCATCTACACCACAGATACAGCCTTCACCAACAACCCCTCTACCATCACAAGGAGAACGGCCACCCTCCGCACCAGGAGTGTCAAGAGGGCCAACCAGGGTGGCTCCCCGGACCACAACACCAGCCCAGCCCCCAGCGCCAGGTCTACTCTCCCACTAGTACTGAACCTGTGGCTCTTCCTGACTCTCACCCTGTACGTTCTCTGA
- the LOC115154568 gene encoding uncharacterized protein LOC115154568, whose amino-acid sequence MNGSRVCLLLYSVVLMGCGANPDTTMGPSITTGLTTTTNQTSTTHSTRATSGTNIPANTNTPSTKAHPDPCPDCLFTEMNGTILLIVAGCLVVLCTVLLVSTVVLLYQVFHLKHQLCSSTVSSRPTRNNVDLVSGSGHWGTGQKTKERPGSEPSETSLMMPELRQTQEGERGKEEEPEKEVKEQGKDEMAKAMPKKEEKGAATANVTSGSAENGAATLSQESPVTINQPAKPSDPAATTASPSSQASSDVVVG is encoded by the coding sequence ATGAATGGCTCCCGGGTCTGCCTCTTGCTGTACAGTGTAGTACTAATGGGATGTGGGGCTAACCCTGACACAACCATGGGACCATCTATAACTACAGGTTTAACCACAACAACAAATCAAACCTCAACTACACACTCCACTAGGGCAACATCTGGAACCAACATCCCAGCAAACACCAACACACCATCCACTAAGGCCCATCCCGATCCCTGTCCCGACTGTCTGTTTACAGAGATGAATGGCACCATCCTGCTGATAGTGGCGGGTTGCCTGGTGGTCCTGTGTACCGTCCTGCTGGTCTCCACCGTGGTGCTGTTATACCAGGTGTTCCACCTGAAGCACCAGCTATGTAGCAGCACCGTCAGCAGCCGCCCCACCCGCAACAACGTAGACCTGGTGAGTGGTTCTGGGCACTGGGGCACTGGGCAGAAGACCAAGGAGAGGCCTGGCTCTGAGCCCAGTGAGACCAGCCTGATGATGCCAGAGCTCAGACAGAcgcaggagggggagaggggcaaGGAAGAGGAGCCAGAGAAGGAAGTCAAGGAGCAAGGGAAAGATGAGATGGCGAAAGCCATGCCCAAGAAGGAAGAGAAGGGGGCAGCCACAGCTAACGTCACGTCAGGAAGTGCTGAAAATGGAGCGGCAACCCTCAGCCAGGAGAGCCCAGTCACCATCAACCAGCCTGCAAAGCCCTCTGACCCCGCAGCCACAAcagcctctccttcctcccaggCCTCCAGTGatgtggtggtggggtga